Proteins from a genomic interval of Streptomyces sp. NBC_01445:
- a CDS encoding DUF5995 family protein encodes MAQLERFAKCTPAARGVDSVVARMRELAASWPACDGVAVFNRVYLSVTEEVDRHIDGGRFADTEAAATLDVRFAGRYLAAVETRSTDHRPPACWRPLLQYRRHPGVRPLQFALAGINAHIGHDLALAVVDTCRTLGCEPADVEDEFDRVGDLLVSLEERIREDLMPGPDLLQIADPLTHLLGSWTLERARDGAWAAARALWVLREFPDVTEEFVRRLDTSVGLVGRMMLTPLPD; translated from the coding sequence ATGGCGCAGTTGGAACGGTTCGCGAAGTGCACGCCCGCCGCGCGCGGGGTCGACTCCGTGGTGGCCCGGATGCGTGAGCTGGCCGCGTCCTGGCCCGCCTGCGACGGTGTGGCCGTCTTCAACCGGGTCTATCTGTCCGTCACGGAAGAGGTCGACCGGCACATCGACGGCGGCCGGTTCGCCGACACCGAAGCCGCGGCCACGCTGGACGTTCGCTTCGCCGGGCGCTATCTGGCCGCCGTCGAAACCCGCTCCACGGACCACCGTCCGCCCGCCTGCTGGCGTCCGCTGCTCCAGTACCGGCGCCATCCCGGGGTACGCCCCCTGCAGTTCGCGCTCGCGGGCATCAATGCGCACATCGGCCACGATCTTGCGCTCGCCGTCGTGGACACCTGCCGTACGCTCGGCTGCGAACCGGCGGACGTGGAGGATGAGTTCGACCGCGTGGGCGATCTCCTCGTCTCGCTGGAGGAGCGCATCCGCGAAGATCTGATGCCGGGCCCCGATCTGCTCCAGATCGCCGATCCCCTCACCCATCTGCTCGGCTCCTGGACCCTGGAGCGCGCCAGGGACGGCGCCTGGGCCGCGGCCCGCGCCCTGTGGGTGCTGCGTGAATTCCCGGACGTCACCGAGGAGTTCGTCCGGCGCCTCGACACCTCGGTGGGCCTGGTGGGCCGCATGATGCTCACCCCCCTGCCGGACTGA
- a CDS encoding carbon-nitrogen hydrolase family protein yields the protein MPPLRTALLQSSGRPGSVDENLKVLDDAAGRAAATGARLLAAPEMFLTGYAIGDDVARLAEPTDGPSAQAIAGIAARHGVAVAYGYPERDGELVFNSAQLIAPDGTRLANYRKTHLFGCFERDSFTPGDQAVVQADLDGVRIGLMICYDVEFPENVRAHALAGTDLLLVPTAQMHPYQFVAESVVPVRAFENQMYVAYVNRVGQEGEFEFVGLSTLAGPDGVARARAGRGDELICADVDPAFLAASRDANPYLSDRRPGLYTPLI from the coding sequence ATGCCGCCGCTGCGCACCGCCCTGCTCCAGAGCTCCGGCCGCCCCGGGTCCGTCGACGAGAACCTCAAGGTGCTCGATGACGCCGCCGGCCGCGCCGCCGCGACCGGAGCCCGGCTCCTGGCGGCCCCCGAGATGTTCCTGACCGGGTACGCGATCGGCGACGACGTGGCCCGCCTCGCCGAGCCCACCGACGGGCCCTCCGCGCAGGCCATCGCCGGGATCGCGGCCCGGCACGGCGTCGCCGTGGCGTACGGCTACCCGGAGCGCGACGGGGAGCTGGTGTTCAACTCGGCCCAGCTGATCGCCCCCGACGGCACCCGCCTCGCGAACTACCGCAAGACCCACCTCTTCGGCTGCTTCGAGCGCGACTCGTTCACGCCCGGCGACCAGGCCGTCGTCCAGGCCGACCTCGACGGTGTCCGCATCGGCCTCATGATCTGTTACGACGTCGAGTTCCCGGAGAACGTGCGCGCGCACGCCCTCGCCGGCACCGACCTGCTCCTCGTACCGACGGCCCAGATGCACCCGTACCAGTTCGTCGCCGAGTCCGTCGTCCCCGTGCGGGCCTTCGAGAACCAGATGTACGTCGCGTACGTCAACCGGGTCGGCCAGGAGGGGGAGTTCGAGTTCGTCGGGCTCTCCACGCTCGCCGGCCCCGACGGTGTCGCCCGGGCGCGCGCAGGCCGCGGCGACGAGCTGATCTGTGCCGACGTGGACCCCGCCTTCCTGGCCGCGTCCCGCGACGCCAACCCGTACCTCAGCGACCGCCGCCCGGGCCTGTACACGCCGCTGATCTGA
- a CDS encoding flavin monoamine oxidase family protein, which yields MTSTVPNAVQHTDAQPPITMFGPDFPYAYDDFLAHPAGLGQIPATEHGTEVAVIGGGLSGIVAAYELMKMGLKPVVYEADEIGGRLRTVGFEGTPSEAAGLTAEMGAMRFPPSSTALQHYIDLVGLETRPFPNPLAPETPSTVVDLKGESHYANTVDDLPQVYRDVMNAWNACLEEGADFSDMNQAMRERDVPRIREIWSKLVDKLDNQTFYGFLCDSESFKSFRHREIFGQVGFGTGGWDTDFPNSILEILRVVYTEADDHHRGIVGGSQQLPLRLWEREPEKIVHWAYGTSLAELHDSRKPRPAVTRLHRTAGNRITVTDASGDIRTYQAAIFTAQSWMLLSKVACDDSLFPIDHWTAIERTHYMESSKLFVPVDRPFWLDKDEETGRDTMSMTLTDRMTRGTYLLDDGPDKPATICLSYTWCDDSLKWLPLSANERMEVMLKSLGEIYPKVDIRKHIIGNPVTVSWENEPYFMGAFKANLPGHYRYQRRLFTHFMQDRLPEDKRGIFLAGDDISWTAGWAEGAVQTALNAVWGVMHQLGGATDGTNPGPGDVYDEIAPVELPED from the coding sequence ATGACGTCCACGGTGCCCAACGCCGTCCAGCACACCGACGCGCAGCCCCCCATCACGATGTTCGGGCCGGACTTCCCGTACGCGTACGACGACTTCCTCGCGCACCCCGCGGGCCTCGGCCAGATACCGGCGACCGAGCACGGCACCGAGGTCGCGGTCATCGGCGGCGGCCTCTCCGGCATCGTCGCGGCGTACGAGCTGATGAAGATGGGTCTCAAGCCCGTCGTGTACGAGGCGGACGAGATCGGCGGCCGGCTGCGCACCGTCGGCTTCGAGGGCACCCCCTCCGAGGCCGCCGGGCTGACCGCGGAGATGGGCGCGATGCGGTTCCCGCCGTCGTCGACCGCGCTCCAGCACTACATCGACCTGGTGGGCCTCGAGACGCGGCCCTTCCCCAACCCGCTCGCCCCCGAGACCCCGTCGACCGTCGTCGACCTCAAGGGCGAGTCCCACTACGCGAACACCGTCGACGACCTGCCGCAGGTCTACCGCGACGTCATGAACGCGTGGAACGCCTGCCTCGAAGAGGGCGCCGACTTCTCCGACATGAACCAGGCCATGCGGGAGCGCGACGTGCCGCGCATCCGCGAGATCTGGTCGAAGCTCGTCGACAAGCTCGACAACCAGACGTTCTACGGGTTCCTCTGCGACTCCGAGTCCTTCAAGTCCTTCCGGCACCGGGAGATCTTCGGGCAGGTCGGCTTCGGCACCGGTGGTTGGGACACCGACTTCCCGAACTCCATCCTGGAGATCCTGCGCGTCGTCTACACCGAGGCCGACGACCACCACCGCGGCATCGTCGGCGGTTCCCAGCAGCTCCCGCTGCGCCTGTGGGAGCGCGAGCCGGAGAAGATCGTCCACTGGGCGTACGGCACCTCGCTCGCCGAGCTGCACGACAGTCGGAAGCCGCGCCCGGCCGTGACCCGCCTGCACCGCACTGCGGGCAACCGCATCACGGTCACCGACGCGTCGGGTGACATCCGCACCTACCAGGCGGCGATCTTCACCGCACAGTCCTGGATGCTGCTGTCCAAGGTCGCGTGCGACGACTCGCTCTTCCCGATCGACCACTGGACGGCGATCGAGCGCACCCACTACATGGAGAGCTCGAAGCTCTTCGTCCCGGTCGACCGGCCGTTCTGGCTGGACAAGGACGAGGAGACCGGGCGGGACACGATGTCCATGACGCTCACCGACCGCATGACGCGCGGCACCTACCTGCTGGACGACGGTCCGGACAAGCCGGCCACCATCTGCCTGTCGTACACGTGGTGCGACGACAGCCTGAAGTGGCTGCCTCTGTCGGCGAACGAGCGCATGGAGGTCATGCTCAAGTCGCTCGGCGAGATCTATCCGAAGGTCGACATCAGGAAGCACATCATCGGCAACCCGGTGACCGTGTCCTGGGAGAACGAGCCCTACTTCATGGGCGCGTTCAAGGCGAACCTGCCGGGTCACTACCGCTACCAGCGCCGCCTGTTCACGCACTTCATGCAGGACCGCCTCCCCGAGGACAAGCGGGGCATCTTCCTCGCGGGCGACGACATCTCCTGGACGGCGGGCTGGGCCGAGGGCGCCGTGCAGACCGCGCTCAACGCCGTCTGGGGCGTGATGCACCAGCTCGGCGGCGCGACGGACGGCACGAACCCCGGCCCCGGCGACGTGTACGACGAGATCGCTCCGGTCGAGCTGCCGGAGGACTGA
- a CDS encoding uracil-xanthine permease family protein, producing MDLGVRWKLHGDGRTPAPGAVVRPDERLSWPRTFGLGAQHVVAMFGASFVAPVLMGLDPNLAIMMSGVSTVIFLLATRGRVPSYLGCSLSFVGVAAVIRAQGGSSATVTGAVFVVGAALFLVGLAVQKFGARIIHATMPPIVTGAVVMLIGFNLAPVTASTYWPQDQWTALLVMLFTGLAVVCLRGFWSRIAIFLGLLFGYGISWVFDRVFGKIHSVTGGTEAVDHWRLDVSAVGKADWIGLPSFHAPSFQWSAILVALPVVIALIAENAGHVKAVGEMTGHNLDDKLGTAISADGVGSMLSTAVGGPPNTTYSENIGVMAATRVYSTAAYWAAACFALLFGVCPKFGAIVAAIPGGVLGGITVILYGMIGLLGAQIWINAKVDLRNPLNLVPAAAGIIIGIGNVSLKFTDNFSLSGIALGTIVVITGYHALRAMAPAHLKTQEPLLDEGTSTYDEPSSDDGGQSAKS from the coding sequence ATGGACCTCGGTGTGCGCTGGAAACTTCACGGCGACGGGCGCACCCCGGCTCCAGGCGCCGTCGTGCGCCCGGACGAGCGGCTGTCCTGGCCGCGCACGTTCGGGCTCGGCGCTCAGCACGTGGTCGCGATGTTCGGCGCCTCCTTCGTGGCGCCCGTCCTGATGGGTCTCGACCCGAACCTCGCGATCATGATGTCCGGCGTCTCGACCGTGATCTTCCTGCTCGCCACCCGCGGCCGGGTGCCCAGCTATCTCGGCTGCTCGCTCTCCTTCGTCGGCGTCGCCGCCGTGATCCGGGCGCAGGGCGGGTCCAGCGCCACGGTGACCGGAGCGGTGTTCGTGGTCGGCGCCGCGCTGTTCCTGGTGGGGCTCGCCGTGCAGAAGTTCGGCGCGCGGATCATCCACGCCACGATGCCTCCGATCGTCACCGGCGCGGTCGTCATGCTGATCGGCTTCAACCTCGCGCCGGTGACGGCATCGACGTACTGGCCGCAGGACCAGTGGACCGCGCTTCTGGTGATGCTGTTCACCGGTTTGGCCGTGGTCTGCCTGCGCGGTTTCTGGTCGCGCATCGCGATCTTCCTCGGGCTGCTCTTCGGCTACGGCATCTCCTGGGTCTTCGATCGCGTCTTCGGCAAGATCCACTCGGTCACCGGCGGCACCGAGGCCGTCGACCACTGGCGCCTCGACGTGTCCGCCGTCGGCAAGGCCGACTGGATCGGCCTGCCCTCCTTCCACGCCCCCTCGTTCCAGTGGTCGGCGATCCTCGTAGCGCTGCCCGTCGTGATCGCGCTGATCGCCGAGAACGCCGGACACGTCAAGGCCGTCGGCGAGATGACCGGCCACAACCTCGACGACAAGCTCGGCACGGCGATCTCCGCCGACGGCGTCGGCTCCATGCTCTCCACCGCGGTCGGCGGCCCGCCCAACACGACGTACTCCGAGAACATCGGCGTGATGGCCGCGACCCGCGTCTACTCGACCGCCGCGTACTGGGCCGCCGCCTGTTTCGCCCTGCTCTTCGGCGTGTGCCCGAAGTTCGGCGCGATCGTGGCCGCCATCCCGGGCGGCGTGCTCGGCGGCATCACCGTCATCCTCTACGGCATGATCGGCCTGCTCGGCGCCCAGATCTGGATCAACGCCAAGGTCGACCTGCGCAATCCGCTGAACCTCGTCCCGGCCGCCGCGGGCATCATCATCGGCATCGGCAACGTGTCCCTGAAGTTCACCGACAACTTCTCGCTGAGCGGCATCGCCCTCGGCACGATCGTCGTCATCACCGGCTACCACGCACTGCGGGCCATGGCCCCCGCGCACCTCAAGACGCAGGAGCCGCTGCTCGACGAGGGGACCTCGACGTACGACGAGCCGTCCTCGGACGACGGCGGTCAGTCCGCCAAGTCGTAG
- a CDS encoding MFS transporter — protein sequence MSEVGYGARELKRARYAVAAVFCVHGAVTGSFATRVPWIQEHAGVSAGQLGLALAFPALGASVAMPIAGWVSHRFGARTALRGLLALWTLALILPSLAPNLLVLCVALFAYGASAGMSDVAMNALGVEVENRLDRSIMSSLHGMWSVGALIGSAAGTLAAHLGSDARLHHLLAAATLTVVGFIACGGVLDLRPTEDEEPPPRFALPPRSALLIGAVGFCAVFAEGASLDWSAVYLRDVLDTSAGLAAACTTAFTLTMAVARLVGDRIVDRFGAVRTVRVGGVGAALGGLLVVVAPNPAVAMAGFGLMGLGIAVVVPLAFAAAGRSGPNPSQAIAGVATITYTSGLVAPSAIGTVADATSLVVSFGLVTFLACGLAVFAGVLRTGDRKPTKQAEVSPASAGAHGQGS from the coding sequence ATGAGTGAAGTCGGTTACGGGGCAAGGGAGTTGAAGCGTGCCCGCTATGCGGTCGCGGCCGTCTTCTGCGTCCATGGAGCGGTCACCGGGTCGTTCGCGACCCGGGTGCCCTGGATCCAGGAGCACGCGGGGGTCAGCGCGGGCCAGCTGGGACTCGCGCTCGCCTTCCCCGCGCTCGGCGCCTCGGTGGCGATGCCGATCGCGGGCTGGGTGAGCCATCGGTTCGGCGCGCGCACGGCGCTGCGCGGGCTGCTGGCCCTGTGGACGCTCGCGCTGATCCTGCCCTCGCTCGCGCCGAATCTGCTGGTGCTGTGCGTGGCTCTCTTCGCGTACGGCGCGTCGGCGGGCATGTCGGACGTGGCGATGAACGCGCTGGGCGTCGAGGTGGAGAACCGCCTCGACCGGTCGATCATGTCCAGCCTGCACGGCATGTGGAGCGTGGGCGCCCTCATCGGTTCGGCGGCCGGCACGCTGGCCGCGCACCTCGGCTCCGACGCCCGGCTGCACCACCTGCTCGCCGCGGCGACGCTGACGGTCGTGGGCTTCATCGCGTGCGGAGGCGTGCTGGACCTGCGCCCCACGGAGGACGAGGAGCCGCCACCGCGCTTCGCGCTGCCGCCCAGGTCGGCGCTGCTGATCGGCGCTGTCGGCTTCTGCGCCGTCTTCGCCGAGGGGGCGAGCCTGGACTGGTCGGCGGTCTATCTGCGGGACGTCCTGGACACGTCCGCCGGACTCGCGGCAGCGTGCACCACCGCGTTCACGCTCACGATGGCCGTGGCGCGGCTCGTCGGCGACAGGATCGTGGACCGGTTCGGCGCGGTGCGCACCGTGCGGGTCGGCGGGGTGGGCGCCGCGCTCGGCGGACTGCTCGTCGTGGTGGCGCCGAACCCGGCGGTCGCGATGGCCGGATTCGGCCTGATGGGCCTCGGGATCGCGGTCGTCGTGCCGCTCGCCTTCGCGGCGGCGGGTCGCAGCGGGCCGAATCCGAGCCAGGCCATCGCCGGTGTCGCCACCATCACGTACACCTCGGGCCTCGTCGCCCCTTCCGCGATCGGGACGGTCGCCGACGCGACGAGCCTGGTGGTGTCCTTCGGCCTGGTGACGTTCCTGGCGTGCGGGCTCGCGGTGTTCGCGGGGGTGCTGCGCACGGGGGACCGTAAGCCGACGAAGCAGGCCGAGGTCAGTCCTGCGTCCGCAGGAGCTCACGGCCAAGGGTCCTGA
- a CDS encoding acyl-CoA thioesterase, producing the protein MTAEALARPAQSYGQLVPVTVHFDDLDALGLLHNARYPVMVERAWTALWAERGLVFEGDWVAAGDFCNAVKELRITYDAPVNRPGAYAVHLWLDRLGTTGLTYGFRFCSADGGTTYARGTRVLVRLDPATLRPAPWSEMFRTLGRELLRTQD; encoded by the coding sequence GTGACCGCCGAAGCCCTCGCCCGCCCCGCCCAGTCTTACGGACAGCTCGTCCCCGTCACCGTGCACTTCGACGACCTCGACGCGCTCGGTCTGCTCCACAACGCCCGCTACCCGGTGATGGTCGAGCGGGCCTGGACCGCGCTGTGGGCGGAGCGCGGCCTCGTCTTCGAGGGCGACTGGGTGGCGGCCGGCGACTTCTGCAACGCCGTCAAGGAACTGCGCATCACCTACGACGCGCCGGTCAACCGCCCCGGCGCGTACGCCGTGCACCTCTGGCTCGACCGGCTCGGCACCACCGGCCTGACGTACGGCTTCCGCTTCTGCTCGGCGGACGGTGGGACGACCTACGCCCGAGGCACCCGTGTGCTCGTCCGCCTCGACCCGGCCACCCTGCGCCCCGCCCCCTGGAGCGAGATGTTCAGGACCCTTGGCCGTGAGCTCCTGCGGACGCAGGACTGA
- a CDS encoding alginate lyase family protein — protein MRARSRVRLGALLTAAAALVAVVAVPVSAQSATARVSAPRTAVLDGERLLRTKQRLDHGDPQLKRAVGDLTARADTWLDQGPWTVVDKPKPAPGGDVHDYLSQAPYWWPSQTPTADNPWGCPYVQRDGQRNPEVDTGTDRQDVEKVFDSTYDLALAWYYTGRKEYAEKAATVLRTWFLDPATRMNPNLDHAQFIPCKYDGRAIGIIDFSQSYTSVTDAVALLGTGAPGWSKGDRSAMGEWNKDFLGWLVDSDFGKQEGAAENNHGTFYDLQVAALAYATGDTALARRTVLDARTKRIAPQIAGDGSQPQELARTRSWHYSTFDLVAYTRLAAIGRHVSVDLWSYRGPDGQSLFKAVDYLLPAATGATAWPHPELEFHRFAASDIVHAAADAGSAAAKRAVPHLEAPPGGDLWALRPAAEQLDSIAG, from the coding sequence ATGCGTGCCAGATCCCGTGTGCGTCTCGGTGCCCTGCTCACCGCGGCGGCGGCCCTCGTCGCCGTCGTCGCCGTCCCGGTGTCGGCCCAGTCCGCGACGGCCCGCGTGAGCGCCCCGCGCACCGCCGTCCTCGACGGTGAGCGCCTGCTGCGGACCAAACAGCGCCTCGACCACGGCGACCCGCAACTCAAGCGCGCGGTTGGGGACTTGACGGCCCGAGCCGACACCTGGCTGGACCAGGGCCCCTGGACCGTCGTCGACAAGCCGAAGCCCGCGCCGGGCGGCGACGTCCACGACTACCTGAGCCAGGCCCCCTACTGGTGGCCCTCACAGACGCCCACCGCCGACAACCCCTGGGGCTGCCCCTACGTCCAGCGAGACGGGCAGCGCAACCCCGAGGTCGACACCGGGACCGACCGCCAGGACGTGGAGAAGGTCTTCGACTCGACGTACGACCTCGCCCTGGCCTGGTACTACACGGGCCGCAAGGAGTACGCGGAGAAGGCCGCCACCGTCCTGCGCACCTGGTTCCTCGATCCGGCTACGCGCATGAACCCGAACCTGGACCACGCGCAGTTCATCCCCTGCAAGTACGACGGCCGGGCCATCGGCATCATCGACTTCTCGCAGTCGTACACGAGCGTCACCGACGCCGTCGCCCTGCTCGGCACGGGCGCCCCCGGCTGGTCGAAGGGCGACCGCTCCGCGATGGGGGAGTGGAACAAGGACTTCCTCGGCTGGCTCGTGGACAGCGACTTCGGCAAGCAGGAGGGTGCCGCCGAGAACAACCACGGCACGTTCTACGACCTCCAGGTCGCGGCCCTCGCCTACGCGACCGGCGACACCGCCCTCGCCCGCCGCACCGTCCTCGACGCCCGCACCAAGCGCATCGCCCCGCAGATCGCGGGCGACGGCAGCCAGCCGCAGGAGCTCGCCAGGACCCGCAGCTGGCACTACTCGACCTTCGACCTGGTCGCCTACACCCGGCTCGCCGCGATCGGGCGGCATGTGAGCGTGGACCTGTGGTCGTACCGGGGCCCGGACGGTCAGAGTCTGTTCAAGGCCGTCGACTATCTGCTGCCCGCGGCCACCGGGGCGACGGCGTGGCCGCACCCCGAGCTGGAGTTCCACCGGTTCGCGGCGAGCGACATCGTGCACGCGGCCGCCGACGCCGGGAGCGCGGCAGCGAAGCGAGCGGTCCCGCACCTGGAGGCGCCGCCCGGCGGGGACCTGTGGGCGCTGCGCCCGGCGGCCGAACAGCTGGACTCGATCGCGGGCTGA
- a CDS encoding glycoside hydrolase family 6 protein yields the protein MAAAASVVAAVGVVAGMVSALDGSEGGDVARPRATRSPDLLPLPAVPSATSASASPSPSAGPSRTARKKPTPTPKASDGRSAAPASTRLYRHTDSQVLDWVRTHRSDPRRALIESRIADRPAAVWFADFRPGTVTSRVRAVTSTAAREGRVPVLVPYAIPERDCGGASEGGAPDIAAYDSWARKFAAGLGSGEVVLILEPDALSQTECLSVGQLADRYAALARAGRAFKSANPRARVYYDAGHSDWNPAGTQAARLRAAGAASPDSSDGVFTNVSNFNRTSAEVAYARRVLVAMGGPPSLGAVIDTSRNGNGAPANGAWCDPSGRKLGQAPTLRTGERGIDAYLWVKLPGESDGCKGEPGSFAPDYAYDLAD from the coding sequence ATGGCGGCGGCCGCGTCGGTGGTCGCCGCGGTCGGGGTGGTCGCCGGGATGGTGTCGGCGCTCGACGGGTCCGAGGGCGGCGACGTGGCCCGGCCCCGCGCGACGCGGTCGCCCGACCTGCTGCCGCTGCCGGCCGTGCCGAGCGCGACATCTGCCTCGGCCTCGCCCAGCCCGTCGGCCGGCCCTTCGCGGACCGCGAGGAAGAAGCCGACGCCCACTCCCAAGGCGTCCGACGGCCGGTCCGCGGCGCCCGCCTCCACACGCCTGTACCGGCACACCGACTCCCAAGTGCTCGACTGGGTGAGGACCCATCGCTCGGACCCGCGGCGCGCCCTCATCGAGTCCCGGATCGCCGACCGGCCAGCCGCGGTCTGGTTCGCCGACTTCCGGCCCGGCACCGTCACGTCCCGGGTGCGCGCGGTGACGTCCACGGCGGCGCGCGAGGGCCGGGTCCCGGTGCTCGTGCCGTACGCGATACCCGAGCGCGACTGCGGAGGCGCGTCGGAGGGCGGGGCGCCGGACATCGCCGCGTACGACAGCTGGGCCCGGAAGTTCGCGGCGGGCCTCGGCTCCGGCGAGGTCGTCCTGATCCTCGAACCCGACGCGCTCTCCCAGACCGAGTGCCTCTCCGTCGGGCAGCTCGCCGACCGTTACGCGGCGCTGGCCCGCGCGGGCCGCGCCTTCAAGTCCGCGAACCCCAGGGCCCGGGTGTACTACGACGCCGGGCACTCCGACTGGAACCCCGCCGGTACTCAGGCGGCCCGGCTGCGTGCGGCGGGCGCCGCGTCGCCCGACTCGTCGGACGGCGTTTTCACGAACGTCTCCAATTTCAACCGCACGTCCGCCGAAGTGGCCTACGCCCGCCGGGTCCTGGTGGCGATGGGCGGCCCGCCGTCCCTGGGCGCCGTGATCGACACCAGCCGCAACGGCAACGGCGCCCCGGCGAACGGCGCGTGGTGTGACCCCTCGGGCCGCAAACTGGGGCAGGCGCCGACCCTGCGCACCGGGGAGCGCGGGATCGACGCCTACTTGTGGGTGAAGCTGCCGGGGGAGTCGGACGGCTGCAAGGGCGAGCCGGGATCGTTCGCCCCTGACTACGCCTACGACTTGGCGGACTGA
- a CDS encoding LLM class F420-dependent oxidoreductase — MATRLGLSLPQMKQYDIGRDIPAVARAAEEIGYESLWVFERILFPEPARQGLYGVPGLPWPDQYRSVADPLVSLTLAAAVTERARLGTSVLVGPLHVPFQLARALASLDAASGGRVVAGIGTGWSHDEYAAASVAPFEKRGQVLDELLDVFEAVWGPDPVSYEGELTTIAPSVVGPKPAGPIPVLLPANSPKAARRLVDRADGWMPGAAGAEQLAEQWRNLQELAEERGRKEPIQSVLRVNTVYTRDEYKGDDRRPFQGSVAQIVEDLAAHNAVGLEEILIDLQGLVRDADELTDVAAEVFTAARAAGV, encoded by the coding sequence ATGGCGACCCGACTCGGCCTCAGCCTCCCCCAGATGAAGCAGTACGACATCGGGCGCGACATCCCGGCGGTGGCACGCGCCGCCGAGGAGATCGGCTACGAGAGCCTGTGGGTCTTCGAGCGGATCCTCTTCCCCGAGCCCGCCCGCCAGGGCCTGTACGGGGTTCCGGGCCTCCCCTGGCCGGACCAGTACCGCTCGGTCGCCGACCCGCTGGTCTCGCTCACCCTGGCCGCCGCCGTCACCGAGCGGGCCAGGCTCGGCACGAGCGTGCTTGTCGGCCCTCTGCACGTGCCGTTCCAACTGGCGCGCGCCCTGGCCTCGTTGGACGCGGCGAGCGGTGGCCGCGTCGTCGCGGGCATCGGCACGGGGTGGTCCCACGACGAGTACGCGGCCGCTTCCGTGGCCCCGTTCGAGAAGCGAGGCCAGGTCCTGGACGAGCTGCTCGACGTGTTCGAGGCCGTGTGGGGCCCCGACCCGGTGAGTTACGAGGGTGAGCTCACGACGATCGCGCCGTCCGTGGTGGGGCCGAAGCCCGCCGGGCCGATCCCGGTGCTCCTGCCGGCGAACAGCCCGAAGGCCGCACGCCGGCTCGTGGACCGCGCGGACGGCTGGATGCCGGGGGCCGCGGGCGCCGAGCAGCTCGCCGAGCAGTGGCGGAATCTGCAGGAACTGGCCGAGGAGCGCGGCCGCAAGGAGCCCATCCAGAGCGTGCTGCGGGTGAACACGGTCTACACGCGGGACGAGTACAAGGGCGACGACCGCCGCCCGTTCCAGGGCAGCGTCGCGCAGATCGTCGAGGACCTGGCCGCGCACAACGCGGTGGGCCTCGAGGAGATCCTGATCGACCTCCAGGGCCTCGTCCGCGACGCCGACGAGCTGACGGATGTCGCGGCCGAGGTGTTCACGGCGGCACGCGCGGCCGGGGTCTGA